The Pungitius pungitius chromosome 8, fPunPun2.1, whole genome shotgun sequence genome has a window encoding:
- the etnk2 gene encoding ethanolamine kinase 2 yields the protein METQIHVPVGSPVIRKIPIFVDEHNVTEGAMKLIKALRPAWDTSDVKTKLFTDGTTNKLVGCYVEESPEDVVLVRVYGHKTELIVDRDNELKSFQVLHANGCAPRLYCTFLNGICYEFMQGDALGTQDVRDPSLLRLIAGEMARIHAIHAHNGCIPKPNLWIKMRRYFSLVATEFTDQASNVRIQQEVPSKAVLEQEMAWMKEHLSTLGSPVVLCHNDLLCKNIIHNEKDGHVRFIDYEYSSYNYQAFDIGNHFNEFAGMAELDYGLYPSREMQMDWLRGYLQAYKLFTKKTEDVSPQELETLYVQVNKFALASHFFWGFWALIQAKYSTIDFDFLGYAVLRFNRYFETKPAAMALQIPQ from the exons ATGGAGACGCAGATACATGTGCCTGTTGGGTCGCCGGTTATTAGAAAAATCCCCATTTTTGTGGACGAACACAACGTGACGGAGGGGGCGATGAAGCTCATCAAAGCGCTGAGACCGGCGTGGGACACGAGCGACGTCAAGACCAAG cTCTTCACTGACGGCACAACCAACAAGCTGGTGGGCTGCTACGTGGAGGAGAGTCCAGAGGACGTGGTCCTGGTCCGGGTGTACGGCCACAAGACCGAGCTGATTGTGGACCGAGACAACGAGCTGAAAAGCTTCCAG GTGCTGCACGCCAACGGTTGTGCCCCTCGCCTCTACTGCACCTTTCTGAACGGCATCTGCTATGAGTTCATGCAGGGGGACGCTCTCGGGACGCAGGACGTCAGGGATCCCTCCTTGCTCAG gctgATAGCCGGGGAGATGGCGCGTATCCACGCCATCCATGCACACAACGGCTGCATCCCCAAACCCAACCTCTGGATCAAGATGCGCAGGTACTTCTCCCTCGTGGCCACCGAGTTCACCGACCAAGCATCCAACGTCAG AATCCAGCAGGAGGTTCCCAGCAaggcggtgctggagcaggagaTGGCATGGATGAAGGAGCACCTCTCCACCCTGGGCTCCCCCGTGGTGCTCTGTCACAACGACCTGCTCTGCAAGAACATCATCCACAACGAGAAAGACG GTCACGTCCGCTTCATCGACTACGAGTACTCCAGCTACAACTACCAGGCCTTTGACATCGGCAACCACTTCAACGAATTTGCAG GAATGGCGGAGCTGGACTACGGGCTGTACCCGAGCCGGGAGATGCAGATGGACTGGCTCAGAGGGTACCTCCAGGCGTACAAGCTTTTCACCAAGAAAACCGAGGATGTCAGCCCGCAAGAGCTGGAGACGCTGTATGTGCAGGTCAATAAGTTCGCTCTG GCTTCTCACTTCTTTTGGGGCTTCTGGGCGCTCATCCAGGCCAAATACTCCACCATCGATTTTGACTTCCTTGG GTACGCTGTGCTGCGTTTCAACCGGTACTTTGAGACCAAACCCGCCGCCATGGCCCTGCAGATCCCACAATGA